In one Bradyrhizobium sp. 4 genomic region, the following are encoded:
- a CDS encoding LysR family transcriptional regulator, which translates to MLDFRSIETFLWVVKLGSFRGAAARLNTTQPAISQRIAQLEREMGVKLLNRDHRVASPTPSGRQMMVYAEKLIGLRAAMIAEIGDRSAMRGVMRLGVAETIVHTWLPRLVKSMNEVYPNLSLEIEVDITPNLTARLLAQEIELAFVVGPLSASGVHNRVLADYPIGFLASPSLGLGHGPVTRAELARFPIITFPRKTRPYEVVREVFDRPELPPIRLHASASLATVIHMAVEGLGIAVIPDAIVESELADGRLQLLDTDLKIAPLTFTASWLASPDVVAVERVAELACQIAQGSLTVDAPAPARH; encoded by the coding sequence ATGCTGGACTTCAGATCGATCGAGACGTTCCTTTGGGTTGTGAAGCTCGGCAGCTTTCGCGGCGCCGCAGCACGCCTCAACACGACCCAGCCGGCGATCTCCCAGCGCATCGCCCAGCTCGAGCGCGAGATGGGGGTCAAGCTCCTGAATCGCGACCATCGCGTGGCCTCGCCGACGCCGAGCGGCCGGCAGATGATGGTCTACGCGGAGAAGCTGATCGGCCTACGGGCCGCGATGATCGCCGAGATCGGCGACCGCTCGGCGATGCGCGGCGTGATGCGGCTCGGCGTCGCCGAAACCATCGTGCACACCTGGCTGCCGCGGCTGGTGAAGAGCATGAACGAAGTCTACCCGAACCTGTCGCTGGAGATCGAGGTCGACATCACGCCGAACCTGACCGCGCGCCTGCTTGCGCAGGAGATCGAACTTGCTTTCGTCGTGGGTCCGCTCTCGGCCTCCGGGGTGCACAATCGCGTTCTCGCGGACTATCCGATCGGATTTCTCGCCAGCCCCTCGCTCGGCCTCGGCCATGGGCCGGTCACGCGGGCCGAGCTCGCCCGGTTTCCGATCATTACATTTCCGCGGAAGACGCGGCCCTACGAGGTCGTGCGCGAAGTGTTCGACCGGCCGGAGCTTCCGCCGATCCGGCTGCACGCCTCCGCCTCGCTTGCGACCGTGATTCACATGGCGGTCGAGGGCCTCGGCATCGCCGTGATCCCCGACGCCATCGTCGAGAGCGAGCTCGCAGACGGGCGGCTGCAACTGCTCGACACCGATCTCAAAATCGCGCCGCTGACATTCACCGCCAGCTGGCTCGCCTCACCCGACGTCGTGGCGGTGGAGCGGGTCGCAGAGCTTGCATGTCAGATTGCGCAGGGCAGCCTTACAGTTGACGCGCCCGCGCCGGCGCGTCATTGA
- a CDS encoding putative hydro-lyase produces MTVLVAVQQTETPDTLPSRKARLAYREGLVASTAGVAPGFVQGNLAILPAEYAGAFHRFCQLNPKPCPIIGMSDVGSPHIPALGADLDIRTDVPRYRVWRDGEVVDEPTDVTKHWRDDLVTFVLGCSFSFEEALLDEGMPIRHIEHNVRVPMYRTNIACGESGPFAGPMVVSMRPFKPADAIRAVQITSRYPAVHGAPVHLGHPHLIGIKDIAKPDYGDPVPVADDEIPVFWACGVTPQSVINAAKLPFAITHSPGLMLVTDLKNRTMAVI; encoded by the coding sequence ATGACTGTTTTGGTGGCAGTGCAGCAAACTGAAACGCCCGACACGCTCCCGAGCCGCAAGGCGCGGCTTGCCTACCGCGAGGGGCTGGTCGCCTCCACCGCCGGCGTTGCCCCCGGCTTCGTCCAGGGCAATCTGGCGATCCTGCCGGCGGAATATGCCGGCGCCTTTCACCGCTTCTGCCAGCTCAATCCCAAGCCGTGCCCCATCATCGGCATGTCCGATGTGGGCAGTCCGCACATCCCGGCGCTGGGCGCCGATCTCGACATCCGCACCGACGTGCCGCGCTACCGCGTCTGGCGCGACGGCGAGGTCGTGGACGAGCCGACCGATGTGACAAAGCATTGGCGCGACGATCTCGTGACCTTCGTGCTCGGCTGCTCGTTCTCGTTCGAAGAGGCGCTGCTCGACGAGGGCATGCCGATCCGCCACATCGAGCACAATGTGCGCGTGCCGATGTATCGCACCAACATCGCTTGCGGCGAGTCCGGTCCCTTCGCCGGTCCCATGGTGGTGTCGATGCGTCCGTTCAAGCCGGCGGATGCGATCCGCGCGGTGCAGATCACCTCGCGCTATCCGGCCGTGCACGGCGCGCCCGTGCATCTCGGCCATCCGCACCTGATCGGTATCAAGGACATCGCCAAGCCCGATTACGGCGATCCGGTACCGGTCGCCGACGACGAGATCCCGGTGTTCTGGGCCTGCGGCGTGACACCGCAATCGGTCATCAACGCTGCCAAGCTGCCGTTCGCGATCACGCATTCGCCCGGCCTGATGCTGGTGACGGATCTCAAGAACAGGACCATGGCCGTGATTTAG
- a CDS encoding ABC transporter substrate-binding protein translates to MTITRRDVLLGATATAALVPLAARAQTSEVVIGVIYPFSGGSAQQGVDAQKAYETALEVINKDTDFDLPLAKGEGLPGLGGAKVRLVFADHQADPQKGRAEAERLITQEKVSAIIGTYQSAVAVTVSQICERYQIPFVSADNSSPSLHRRGLKYYFRAAPHDEMYSAAMFDFFDALKKKGTKIETLSLFHEDTIFGTDSGNAQAKIAGERGYKIVSDIKYRANSPSLSAEVQQLKSANADVLMPSSYTTDGILLVKTMGELGYKPNAIVAQDAGFSEKALYDAVGDKLEGVISRGTFSLDLAQKRPMVGKINDMFKTRSGKDFNDLTSRQFMGLIILADAISRAKSTDGEKIRDALAATDIPGEQTIMPWKRVKFDEMGQNNDADPVLLQYVGGKFVTIFPPQAAIAEAIWPMK, encoded by the coding sequence ATGACGATCACTCGCCGCGACGTATTGTTGGGAGCCACCGCTACGGCCGCGCTGGTGCCGCTGGCCGCCCGCGCACAGACTTCGGAAGTCGTGATCGGCGTGATCTATCCGTTCTCCGGCGGCAGCGCGCAGCAGGGCGTCGATGCGCAGAAGGCCTATGAGACCGCGCTCGAGGTCATCAACAAGGACACCGATTTCGACCTGCCGCTGGCGAAGGGCGAAGGCTTGCCGGGTCTCGGCGGGGCAAAAGTGCGCCTCGTCTTCGCCGACCACCAGGCCGATCCGCAGAAGGGCCGCGCCGAGGCCGAGCGCCTGATCACGCAGGAGAAGGTCTCCGCCATCATCGGCACCTATCAGAGCGCGGTCGCCGTCACCGTCAGCCAGATCTGCGAGCGCTATCAGATCCCGTTCGTCTCCGCCGACAACTCCTCGCCGAGCCTGCACCGTCGCGGCCTGAAATATTACTTCCGCGCCGCGCCGCATGACGAGATGTACTCGGCCGCCATGTTCGACTTCTTCGATGCGTTGAAGAAGAAGGGCACCAAGATCGAGACGCTGTCGCTGTTCCACGAGGACACCATCTTCGGCACCGATTCCGGTAATGCCCAGGCCAAGATCGCCGGCGAGCGCGGTTACAAGATCGTTTCCGACATCAAATATCGCGCCAACTCGCCCTCGCTCTCGGCCGAGGTGCAGCAGCTCAAGAGCGCGAACGCCGACGTGCTGATGCCCTCGAGCTACACCACCGATGGCATCCTGCTGGTGAAGACCATGGGCGAGCTCGGTTACAAGCCGAACGCGATCGTGGCGCAGGACGCGGGCTTCTCCGAGAAGGCGCTCTATGACGCCGTCGGCGACAAGCTCGAAGGCGTGATCTCGCGCGGCACCTTCTCGCTCGATCTCGCGCAGAAGCGCCCGATGGTCGGCAAGATCAACGATATGTTCAAGACACGGTCGGGCAAGGATTTCAACGATCTCACCTCGCGTCAGTTCATGGGCCTGATCATCCTCGCCGACGCCATCAGCCGCGCCAAGTCGACCGACGGCGAGAAGATCCGCGACGCGCTGGCCGCCACCGACATCCCGGGCGAGCAGACCATCATGCCCTGGAAGCGCGTCAAGTTCGACGAGATGGGCCAGAACAACGACGCCGACCCGGTGCTGCTGCAATATGTCGGCGGCAAGTTCGTCACCATCTTCCCACCGCAGGCCGCGATCGCCGAGGCGATCTGGCCGATGAAGTAA
- a CDS encoding branched-chain amino acid ABC transporter permease — translation MTAQTIIQSLASGLLMGLLYGLIAVGLALIFGLMDVVNFAHGEFLMIAMYVSFFLFTFFAIDPLLSAPLVAAALFVFGAVVYLLIVRFAMRAKANAGMVQIFSTFGLAIVMRGLAQFFFTPDYRSVPQSWLGGKTISIAGVFLPEPQLMGALVSILAFAGLYFFIHRTDFGRALEATREDPGAVALVGIDKNRVFALGWGLGAALVGLAGAIMASFFYIYPDVGASFALIAYVTVALGGFGSVFGAFAGGIIVGLVEATTALVLPPSLKSVGIYAVYLLVVFIRPRGLFGSM, via the coding sequence TTGACAGCCCAAACCATTATCCAAAGTCTCGCGAGCGGCCTTCTCATGGGTCTGCTCTACGGACTGATCGCCGTCGGCCTCGCGCTGATCTTCGGCCTGATGGACGTCGTGAACTTCGCCCATGGCGAGTTCCTGATGATCGCCATGTATGTGAGCTTCTTCCTGTTCACGTTCTTCGCCATCGACCCCTTGCTGTCGGCGCCGCTGGTAGCCGCCGCGCTGTTCGTATTCGGAGCGGTGGTCTATTTGTTGATCGTGCGCTTCGCCATGCGAGCCAAGGCCAATGCCGGCATGGTGCAGATCTTCTCCACCTTTGGCCTCGCCATCGTGATGCGCGGCCTCGCGCAATTCTTCTTCACGCCTGACTATCGCAGCGTTCCGCAGTCCTGGCTCGGCGGCAAGACGATCTCGATCGCCGGCGTCTTCCTGCCGGAGCCGCAGCTCATGGGTGCGCTGGTTTCGATCCTGGCCTTTGCCGGCCTCTACTTCTTCATCCATCGCACCGATTTCGGTCGCGCGCTGGAGGCCACCCGTGAAGATCCCGGCGCGGTGGCCCTCGTCGGCATCGACAAGAACCGCGTGTTCGCACTCGGCTGGGGGCTTGGTGCCGCGCTGGTAGGCCTCGCCGGAGCGATCATGGCAAGCTTCTTCTATATCTATCCCGACGTCGGCGCGTCCTTTGCGCTGATCGCCTATGTCACGGTCGCGCTCGGCGGCTTCGGCAGCGTGTTCGGCGCTTTCGCCGGCGGGATCATCGTCGGCCTGGTCGAGGCCACCACCGCGCTGGTACTGCCGCCGTCGCTGAAATCGGTCGGCATTTACGCCGTCTACCTGCTGGTCGTCTTCATCCGGCCGCGCGGCCTGTTCGGATCGATGTGA
- a CDS encoding branched-chain amino acid ABC transporter permease, which produces MDKDFAARRRRDLIIAAVLTALAALAPLFIKDVYVQNILILTLMYAALSQSWNILSGYCGQISLGHALYFGIGAYTTELLFTKFGVLPWFGMLAGGAVAAAIAMGLGYPFFRLRGHYFVIATIVIAEIGLLLFQNWEWAGAAMGITIPVRGDSWLKFQFMRSKLPYFYFALVLCSLAWFVTWWLEDSKWGFWWRAVKDNPEAAESLGVVVFNSKMGAAAVSAFLVAIGGAFYAQFLAYIDPESVMGFQFSLLMALPAVLGGIGTLWGPVLGAAILIPMTELTRSYIGGSGRGVDLIVYGTLIVLISLALPQGLVSLFSRAKRKGATR; this is translated from the coding sequence ATGGACAAGGATTTTGCCGCGCGGCGCCGCCGCGACCTCATCATCGCCGCGGTGTTGACCGCCCTGGCGGCACTCGCGCCGCTGTTCATCAAGGACGTCTACGTCCAGAACATCCTGATCCTGACCTTGATGTATGCGGCGCTGTCGCAGAGCTGGAATATTCTCTCCGGCTATTGCGGGCAGATCTCGCTGGGACACGCGCTCTATTTCGGCATCGGCGCCTACACCACCGAGCTGCTGTTCACCAAATTCGGCGTGCTGCCATGGTTCGGCATGCTCGCCGGCGGCGCAGTCGCGGCCGCGATCGCGATGGGGCTCGGCTATCCCTTCTTCCGCCTGCGCGGCCATTACTTCGTGATCGCGACCATCGTTATCGCCGAGATCGGGCTGCTGCTGTTCCAGAACTGGGAATGGGCGGGGGCCGCGATGGGAATCACCATTCCGGTGCGCGGCGACAGCTGGCTGAAGTTCCAGTTCATGCGCAGCAAGCTGCCGTATTTCTATTTCGCACTGGTGCTATGCAGCCTCGCCTGGTTCGTCACCTGGTGGTTGGAGGACTCCAAATGGGGCTTCTGGTGGCGCGCGGTAAAGGACAATCCGGAAGCGGCCGAGAGCCTCGGCGTCGTCGTGTTCAACTCCAAGATGGGCGCGGCTGCCGTCTCTGCTTTCCTCGTTGCCATCGGCGGCGCCTTCTATGCGCAGTTTCTCGCCTATATCGATCCTGAAAGCGTCATGGGCTTCCAGTTCTCGCTGCTGATGGCGTTGCCGGCCGTGCTTGGCGGCATCGGCACCCTCTGGGGGCCCGTGTTAGGAGCGGCCATCCTGATCCCGATGACGGAGCTGACGCGCTCCTATATCGGCGGCTCCGGCCGCGGCGTCGATCTCATCGTCTACGGCACGCTGATCGTGCTGATTTCGCTCGCCCTGCCCCAGGGTCTGGTGAGCCTGTTCTCTCGTGCGAAGCGGAAGGGAGCCACGCGATGA
- a CDS encoding ABC transporter ATP-binding protein, which yields MTPLLETRGVWQRFGGLVANSDVSISVGRGEIVGLIGPNGAGKSTLFNLIAGVLPPTQGSIWFDGEDVTSMPAAERCQRGVGRTFQVVKSFETMTVIDNVIVGALVRNTVMREARRKAHEVLEFTGLAARANVLASDLVPAEKRRLEVARALATEPKLLLLDEVLTGLTPTEAQTGVALVRKVRDAGITVLMVEHVMEIVMPLVDRAIVLDLGKVLVEGKPTEIVRDPKVISAYLGDRHAVGA from the coding sequence ATGACCCCGCTGCTTGAAACCCGCGGCGTCTGGCAGCGCTTCGGCGGCCTCGTCGCCAACAGCGACGTCTCGATCTCGGTCGGCCGCGGCGAGATCGTCGGCCTGATCGGCCCGAATGGAGCCGGCAAGTCGACGCTGTTCAATCTCATCGCCGGCGTGCTGCCGCCGACGCAAGGCTCGATCTGGTTCGACGGCGAGGATGTCACCAGCATGCCGGCCGCCGAGCGCTGCCAGCGCGGCGTCGGTCGCACCTTCCAGGTCGTCAAGAGCTTCGAGACCATGACCGTTATCGACAACGTCATCGTCGGCGCTCTCGTGCGCAACACCGTAATGCGCGAGGCACGCCGCAAGGCTCATGAGGTGCTCGAATTTACCGGCCTTGCCGCGCGCGCCAACGTGCTCGCGAGCGACCTCGTGCCGGCCGAAAAGCGCCGCCTTGAAGTCGCGCGCGCGCTTGCAACAGAACCGAAATTGCTGCTGCTCGACGAAGTCCTCACTGGTCTTACGCCGACCGAGGCGCAGACCGGCGTCGCCCTGGTGCGCAAGGTGCGTGACGCCGGCATCACCGTGCTGATGGTCGAGCACGTCATGGAGATCGTGATGCCGCTGGTCGATCGCGCCATCGTGCTCGACCTCGGCAAGGTGCTGGTCGAGGGCAAGCCCACTGAAATCGTTCGCGATCCCAAGGTGATCAGCGCATATCTGGGAGATCGTCATGCTGTCGGTGCGTGA
- a CDS encoding ABC transporter ATP-binding protein: MLSVREVTTAYQGLVAISGVSIEVAKGEIVCVAGANGAGKSTLLKSIAGAERPRSGTVTFDGKRLDGMAQHHITATGIAYVPENRRLFPRLSVRDNLRLGSYLYRGEADRESPLDLVFQLFPRLSERLEQRAETLSGGEQQMLAIGRALMTRPRLLMLDEPSQGLMPKLVDEIFQAVKRIRDAGMTVLIVEQRMAECLEIADRAYILQTGRVLMQGAASEIKGNPDVRKAYLGL; the protein is encoded by the coding sequence ATGCTGTCGGTGCGTGAAGTCACGACCGCCTATCAGGGCCTGGTCGCGATCTCCGGGGTCAGCATCGAAGTCGCCAAGGGCGAGATCGTCTGCGTCGCCGGCGCCAACGGCGCGGGCAAGTCGACGCTGCTGAAATCCATCGCCGGCGCCGAGCGCCCGCGATCGGGCACGGTGACGTTCGACGGCAAGCGCCTCGACGGCATGGCGCAGCACCACATCACGGCGACCGGCATCGCCTATGTGCCGGAGAACCGCCGCCTGTTTCCGCGCCTCTCCGTGCGCGACAATCTACGCCTCGGCAGCTATCTCTATCGCGGCGAGGCCGATCGCGAGAGCCCGCTCGATCTCGTGTTCCAGCTCTTTCCGCGCCTCTCCGAGCGCCTCGAGCAGCGGGCCGAGACGCTATCCGGCGGCGAGCAGCAGATGCTCGCGATCGGCCGCGCGCTGATGACGCGCCCGCGGCTGTTGATGCTGGACGAGCCCTCGCAGGGCCTCATGCCGAAGCTCGTCGACGAGATCTTCCAGGCTGTGAAGCGCATCCGCGACGCCGGCATGACCGTGCTGATCGTGGAGCAACGCATGGCGGAGTGTCTCGAGATCGCCGACCGCGCCTATATCCTGCAAACCGGCCGCGTGCTGATGCAGGGCGCGGCAAGCGAGATCAAGGGCAATCCCGACGTGCGCAAGGCGTATCTGGGGCTGTAG
- a CDS encoding aldolase, with protein MTAMSNETLLREDICRFGRSLFERGLTPGSSGNISVRLDGGGWLVTPTNASLGFLDPAKLSRLDDQGRLVSGDAPTKEVPLHNALYTTRGSARAIVHLHSTHSVALSMLPEIDPRAALPPMTAYYLMKCGATALVPYYRPGDPAVADAIRGLAGKYSSVLLANHGPVVAGDTLEAAVFATEELEETAKLYLLLRGMNPHYLSPEQVKDLVKVFGLTLPEHGNEE; from the coding sequence ATGACGGCCATGAGCAACGAGACATTGCTGCGCGAAGACATTTGCCGTTTCGGACGTTCCCTGTTCGAGCGTGGGCTGACGCCCGGGTCCTCCGGCAATATCAGCGTCAGGCTGGACGGCGGCGGCTGGCTGGTGACGCCGACCAATGCCTCGCTCGGCTTCCTCGATCCCGCAAAACTGTCGCGGCTGGACGATCAGGGCCGACTGGTTTCGGGCGATGCGCCAACCAAGGAAGTTCCGCTGCACAATGCGCTCTACACCACGCGCGGGAGCGCAAGGGCGATCGTGCATCTGCATTCCACCCATTCGGTGGCGCTGTCGATGCTGCCGGAGATCGACCCGCGCGCCGCGTTGCCGCCGATGACGGCCTATTATCTGATGAAATGCGGCGCCACCGCGCTCGTGCCCTATTACCGCCCCGGCGATCCCGCGGTCGCGGATGCGATCAGGGGGCTGGCGGGAAAATACTCATCCGTGCTGCTCGCCAATCACGGCCCCGTCGTCGCCGGTGACACGCTGGAGGCAGCCGTGTTCGCGACGGAGGAGTTGGAGGAGACGGCGAAGCTGTATCTGCTGCTGCGCGGGATGAACCCGCACTATCTGTCGCCGGAGCAGGTGAAGGATCTGGTGAAGGTGTTTGGGCTGACGCTGCCGGAGCACGGGAACGAGGAATGA
- the ltnD gene encoding L-threonate dehydrogenase encodes MSASTSQNQRIAVIGLGSMGFGMATSLKRAGHVVTGCDVSADAVARFVTEGGAGAKTPAEAAKGADIVVSVVVNAAQTETILFGKDGVAETMAKDSVFLSSATMDPDVARRLAKQLEATGRHYLDAPISGGAQRAAQGELTILASGSPVAFEKARPALDAMAAKLYELGDAAGQGAAFKMINQLLAGVHIAAASEAIAFAAKQGLDIRKVYEVITASAGNSWMFENRMPHVLDGDYTPRSAVEIFVKDLGIIQDMARSARFPVPVSAAALQMFLMTAAAGMGRDDDASVARMYARVTGVKLPGDK; translated from the coding sequence ATGTCCGCCTCCACGTCACAGAATCAGCGCATCGCCGTCATCGGGCTTGGCTCGATGGGGTTTGGCATGGCGACCTCGCTGAAGCGCGCCGGTCATGTCGTCACCGGCTGCGACGTCTCGGCTGATGCGGTGGCTCGTTTCGTGACGGAGGGCGGCGCGGGCGCCAAGACGCCGGCTGAGGCTGCCAAGGGCGCCGACATCGTCGTCAGCGTCGTCGTCAATGCCGCGCAGACCGAGACGATCCTGTTCGGGAAGGATGGCGTCGCCGAAACCATGGCCAAGGACAGCGTCTTCCTGTCGTCGGCGACCATGGATCCCGACGTGGCGCGGCGTCTCGCCAAGCAGTTGGAGGCGACCGGCCGGCACTATCTGGATGCACCGATCTCCGGCGGGGCGCAGCGCGCAGCGCAGGGCGAGCTGACGATCCTCGCCTCCGGCAGTCCGGTTGCGTTCGAGAAAGCGCGGCCCGCGCTCGATGCCATGGCCGCAAAGCTCTACGAACTTGGCGATGCCGCAGGCCAGGGCGCCGCCTTCAAGATGATCAACCAGTTGCTCGCCGGCGTGCATATCGCCGCCGCCAGCGAGGCGATCGCGTTCGCGGCCAAGCAGGGGCTCGATATCCGCAAGGTCTATGAGGTGATCACGGCGTCCGCCGGAAACTCCTGGATGTTCGAGAACCGCATGCCGCACGTGCTCGACGGCGATTACACCCCGCGCAGTGCGGTCGAGATTTTCGTCAAGGACCTCGGCATCATCCAGGACATGGCGCGCAGTGCCAGATTCCCGGTTCCGGTCTCCGCCGCAGCACTTCAGATGTTCTTGATGACAGCCGCCGCCGGTATGGGCCGCGACGACGATGCGTCGGTGGCGCGGATGTATGCGCGGGTCACCGGCGTGAAACTGCCCGGCGACAAGTAA